One Candidatus Poribacteria bacterium DNA window includes the following coding sequences:
- a CDS encoding DUF4325 domain-containing protein: protein MSENIKISMFKVVGSPFCVASGDGQKIHKHLDAALRANQDVVLSFHNVTALTTPFLTAAVGELYGTFSEEKIRSLLKVEDIEPDDLAFLESVVRDVKLYFKDPQKFNQIFQIDEFSM from the coding sequence GTGTCAGAAAATATTAAAATATCCATGTTTAAAGTCGTGGGCAGCCCGTTTTGCGTTGCTTCCGGCGACGGGCAGAAGATTCATAAACACCTTGATGCTGCTCTGAGAGCGAATCAAGATGTCGTCCTCTCATTTCACAATGTCACAGCATTAACAACACCTTTCCTCACTGCTGCAGTTGGTGAATTGTACGGAACATTCAGTGAGGAAAAAATTCGCTCCCTATTGAAAGTGGAAGATATAGAACCAGACGACCTCGCTTTCCTGGAATCTGTCGTTCGCGATGTCAAATTATATTTCAAAGACCCCCAGAAATTCAATCAAATATTTCAAATTGATGAATTCTCAATGTAA